TCACAAGCAAAAGCATATTCCTGGTTTGTGGCGCCCTCAAATGGCATTTAAAATAGCTGTTATAGTACATTTTATGACGTTTTGAGTGTACTACCACCATTCTAATATTgtacaatgaaaatgttttgcGATATTAAGTGAGTTATCAtgatttacagttttgttttcactgatgttttacaaactggaaCAGTGTGAAAGCGTTCCTATCAGTAAAATAAGAGGTGAAATACAGCGATGTTGATGAAAGCGCTATAAACGatttaatttatatgaatatttaccaTTCACGTCACACGATACTATGTATCATAGCGTGGTACTTAAAGGCTACTGTTGGTAATTTCATATACCTATCCATTTAGGTTCGAGCCTAGTAGTTTTGCTAATATACTATAAGTTTGCAACCATATAAATGAGCCTGTTCTAATCCTCTacttaatgtattgttttacGTCCATTtcgttatgtatatttttaatgtatgttaaGATTGGTAAACGGTTAGTTTAAGATAAAACATCTTATCTTCAATAACAATCTATATAATCTTTAGTATGTGTTATCGTGACTATGTgtttaagataatattaaaaacacgAATTTAGCTATTTCTAGTACTGTTGGTTTTCATTACAAACGATACATTTTGTTAACTGCGGTATTTTTAATATACCTAACTTTCTTGGTATCTGCATGTAATGGTTATTTTCAGGTAGGTTTTCTTCAAGAGGTTTTCAATTGTTGAACTTTATCATAGCTTTACCTATTCTACATAGGATTCTATATTAGCAAACAGTACAGTGTTTAGAATGACAGGCTCTAATCCTCAAGATGTAGTTAGGAAACCTCAACTGTTTCAATCTATCATACTTAAGTAGCCTTACCTGTTATTAACATATACACTTTTCACAGTATGAGCTGGGTCAGCAATGCCATGGACTCTTATCTTGTTTCGTTAGAAATAAAGTTTCAGGCTTACGAATTGATAATCAGCTAGAGCTGTTccataaaaagaataatttaatctTCCAACATATTACGTTTTTAAATTGTACATGcgtgttaatgttttgtttgtttctgtctGTAGCTCGATGCAAAGAAGAGCCCGTTGGCGTTGCTGGCGCAGACTTGCAACAACATTGGTGCTGACAATCCCAATCATAAACCCATCATTCCGGCCTTGGAGAAGTCTCGAGACTCTGAGAAAACCAAAAACAAGTGTAGTAACAGTGAAGACAAGCCTGCTTTTAAGTCATATGAACCATCAAAAAAAGACTTGGAATCTAATGGAGAAGCAGGTAAGAAGACGCCATCATCAAAGACAACATCCCCAGTGAATCCTTGCAGTTCTCCAGCTGAATCCTGCGGGAAAATCTCTCCATCTGGAAACGCAGATAAGATACGTCACAGTACACCTACCAGTGAAAATTGTTCATCAATAACATCAGCATCTAGTAATTACTCaaattctaattctatatcaGTAAACCATAACACTCTTAGCGGACTAGGCTATCGATCAGAGTCCTCACTCGGTCTAGACTTAGGCCGTTCTGACTCATCGAAAGACACACTTAGTGGTCTAGCTTTAGGATCCTACAAGCATGGACTCAACGTTTCTTTAAATCCGTTAGCCAACTGCATTGGTTGTTCTCCAATGCTTGGTCATATTCCGGTAGATACAGTGAGCACAACACACACCTTTCCTTCTACTATCGCATCCCAAAGTGGGTCAAGCAGTCTCAAACCTGGGGGATACACTATGGGTGGACTCACTCCTTATGTCGGATACGCTCGTGTAAAAACAGTTGGTGGTGGAACAGCCTTTGTACCCGTGTGTCGAGACCCTTCTTGTATGAACTGTCAGCTAAGCATGCAGAGCGCCCAGTTTGGACAGTGTCCTAATGGTTGCACCCAGTGCACACACGAGCGAATAGCAACTCTAGGAGGTGTTAACAGTTTCGCTAGTCTGGTCCCTGGCCTGCCAGGATCGGCTTCGCCTGGTGCGGGTGGAACTTCAGCTCTATCTGGCCTCAACTCTCAACTCTTCTCTCACGCCGTGTTACCCAGGCCTAACGTGTGCAGCTGGATGGTAGGAGATACTTACTGTGGTAAAAGATTTACCTCTTCAGAGGAGTTACTGCAACATCTCAGGACTCACACTAACCTATCTGCAGCGGACAGCGCTTCTTACCTACCTATGCTATCGCCTAGCCTTAGTGTGCCCTCAGCACCTGGTCTCGGTGCTGCAGCTTGCCACCTTCATTACAGCTCACCTTCTCCCTTCACCACTTCTACTGGACTCCGACGTACATATCCAACCAGTCTCAGCCCAGTAAGTTCCTTAAATGTCAACAGGTTTCATCCATACAAGACAACTTTTCCAAATTTGCCTGGAGTTGCGATACCACCTCTACCACATCCAAGCATGTACTACCCCTATAATTTATATGGACAACGTCTAGGACCTCCAGTTCACCCTTAAATATAAACGCCTGTCTAAAGAAACAGCTTGAATGCCAAAGCCTTGTTAGTAAACATGTCAGCTACAATTTTGTTATAGACCAGTTCCTTTAAACGGAATATTTCCGGTGTACATCCCAGTTGATAACGGAATTCTGTGAAAAATGAGTGTATAAAAAGAATATGAGCATTAGCATAGAAATTGACaacagtttgttacactgtatgcaaagaaaatttaaacattGTCATATTATATTGTATAGTTACCTCTTGTACAGAGTTATTAGAATAAGGTTTGAGAGTGTATATAGAATCTAAAATCCTACCCTTCTCGTTTTGTAAATATATAGCtatgttatatgtaattgtaCATCTGAAGTTGATTTTATTGAAAGTCTGATTTAGATGTGTGTTTGATTATATAATAATTctatttcaaaattcaaattttaacataACTTTCAAATAGATCTTCACACTATAATAACATTATACTCTTTCATTTGCTTCTGGACAATTAGGTGTAGACAACTTTCTAAAATTAACTAGATTCTTCAAAATGCATTTTTGTTAGCATAATTTTGTGCCTGAATAGTTTCTTACTTTCTTGGGCTATTAAATTAAGCAATACTTCTCTGTGGAATACGAAATGGTTGACTTCATAGTGAGTCCTCTGTTTGCTTTATTAAAGTAAACTTATAAAGATAAacgtttgttcttttttttaatatacattaccTCATTAAAAAAGCAATAAACAGGCTTAAAAGAATgacaataaataacattgtttttcttttccttacCTTGTGATCTGAAAATGTCACCACTAGAGAGAGCAGCAGAAGCCTACCAGACTGCGTTAGTCGCACATTATGAAAACCTATTTTCGAGTTGTAtgtgtttaacattatacattatttattagtttattcgAAACTAAGAGTTTGTCAGCttaattcatttaatttataCGTTACTTATAAAATTAGATTATAGCTGAAACTGCTTATCATTGTGCTCAGTCAAATTTCAACACacttatcttgaaaaaaaaataatctctTCAACAAAATGGTAAAAATTTAAGTGACATTATACTGATTCTTAAAAGCCATAAAATATAGTACTTGTATTAATTCAATTAAAGCTACCAAATGCAGTTCCATGAAATTATAAACCattttctttatgctaatgctaAATTAGAATGTAATATGAAACGTGTCTAGAAACCCATATCTCGTATTTTATGTACTTTCCAGCTTTACTCAGGTTAATGACTGTTGAATCAAAGAAATAACTCAACCTTGCACGTTCAATAAGTGAGATgaatcttattttgttttgtttttatacggATGTTATTTGTCTAAGAAGACTACAAAAATTATTTGATGtttcaattataaatatattaaggcAATGTAGAAAAAACGAGTGGTTTAGAATACAGAAGAACTGTAGTTTGATTAAGATCCATTTGAAATTATATGCCCGCTTCTACTTCTGTAATACCTTAATCAACGTCATTGAAATGCTTATTCTATTTTAGATATTAATTTTTCATCTAGCTGACTTTGATTTATCTGAAGTAAGTTAAACTGCCGAACAGAAAATGCGTGCGAATTAGTTTCTAGGTTTTCGTTTCACATTCTCCGGATATTGTTTTAGCATACAAAATATTACATCTTCTAATGTACGAGTTTGGTATACTGAAACATGTTATTTTATTCCATTGAGCAGAACaggatatttttgaaattttgaaaccTAACAAAAAGGTTCATTAAACATCTTCTTCCTTGGTAAGGCAACGGACTTCCTgaaatccagagttcgattcccttcggtggaaacagcagataacccaatgtggcttggCTCTAGAACAGATGAATAAAATTTATCAAAGcgcaaacatttttaaatgtaatttcctgaaacgtttaaaataattaatatataatttgtaagatatacttgtataaattaatgttaagtaTGGGCTATACATGTTTTTTCCCAACACTTTGAAGTGATCCAAatagggtttttttttatttacaaatgtgtACGGTGACTTAAGTGTTATATCAGAGTTGCAGTTTTTACCACAAGCTGCAAAATTATTTGGGGAAGGTTTAGAATTATGAGACGAGCAACACCAGACCTGAAACTTTTTTAAACATACTCTAactttttaataatcatttgttgttacaaaacaaaagagCGATGATtagaaagaaaacagatatccgagatatttaataataacaacagaaaacagatatccaagatatttaataataacaacagaaacacattttcaaagGATTCTTAAATAAAGTTTAAGTACGTGATTACATTAAGAGGCTAACGATCAGCTCTATATATGTGAACAAAGATATTATATATTGCCTtactttttactgttattttaaagataGTTTAGTGTACACATTAAAACTAAAGCAGGTGTTGATCAAAGTTTCCTTGAATAAATGGATTGTATACTTTTATTCTGTTCGACACTTTTTCATGAAGAAAACTTAACTCTCAACTGAATAAGTAAATATAGATATGAAATTCTCATTTATTCAAGTAACAACTGTTTATATACTTTAATTAGGCTAATTTCTGATGTAAGTCTGTTTCATGCTTGTAATGGCTTACGTCAATTTCCTTATAATCGTGATTTCTCTGTAGGTTAGTAACTGAGTAATGTTTTTTATAAGGAAACTTGTTCATGTACAGCACtaactacattaaatatatttatgtatcagtttaattttaataaaccaaGGCGGTTGTATTTCTTCTACTGAATTACAAaagtttatattactttacatcccACAATCTTAAATAAGCAAAGTAACTCTCTAAAATTGGGAAGTATCGAAAATCTATTTAACGTTACAcattaacaagtttttaaaatattgtgtactaAATAAACAATCCTCGAAAGAATTCTCTTTGTTTCTTCTGTTATCTgctggccaggcggttaaggtgcttgactcgtaatctgaggatcctAGTCGCATGAagtatgctcaccctttcagccgtgtgagcgttatagtgtaccgtcaatcccacgattcgttggtaaaagaatagcccaagagttgacaatggaCGGTTATGACTAGTCGTCTTCCCTcaagtctttcactgctgaattagaaatagctagcgcagatagcctttgtgtagatttgcgagaaatttacaaaacaaacaaacaatttatttattatcaacattAAAACTTGTTATCAGAACAGGCGTAAGAAGGATATAAAAGTTAGGAACATTTCTTGGTCCATCCGGAAGAAACATGCTGTATTATGAACGGGATTAACCGAAAAGCAACGCTTCACTTTTCATAAGCtgtaaggttttatttattttttttaaaagagcTCATGTCACAGCTAGCATGGTGCGAGCTATTTTGCAACTTTATGctatttcaccaacgaaaagGTTTGTATGCTATGTTACTTCCAGCATTATGTTAGTCCTAATCCCTctcaaaataacattttcagaAGTTAAAAGGCCAGACTGAATTCcatatgatttaattttcaaataaattatttcgcACTGATGACAAAAAAAGAGTGATAAGGTAGTGTCGGTATTCTGTAGATAACAAATAGGACGTATGTGAAATTTACCTTGAAATATTAGCTTACAGTTATATTAAGAAATTTACCGAATTCCAATTCATCCTGTGTAAAATAATACACGTGCGAATTTTATTTGTATCGTTCATGTCTAGTGTCTTTTGACTGTAtgacttgaattttttttattatatttaacagcATGAACGATTACTTAAGCCCGATTGCAAGTTAGctaatattgttttttcttactattttgtttttatactatgtTTCGGGTGTTAATCTGATCCATGTGTTCAGAGAAGCTAAAAGAAGGGCTGTGTCTGATAGTAGTGGACGAGATTCGATCGTGGTTCATTATACTTAGACTGGTAAGCTATCTACTCGTTCTGACTAATTTTTACCtacttaaaaatagtaataactaaTTAATCATTAGAGTTAGATAAATCGTATGGGCTATTAACTACCATGACAACGACTTGTATGCAATTAACCGAATCTTCTACGTCGattgtaaacaacaaaaaaaactgactCCAAACAATGATATGGTATACAACACTGTCTTAACTGTCAACTTGACGGAACATCTTTACTAATTATGTGATCAAAAAATGTCATGTCAACTCAATATCAAACTTGATAAGACGCTTCATGTAAATGTAATAGCGATATGGTTATAAACCAGCCAGCATGAAGGAACTGGAATTTACAACTTGATTTTCAACTATTAACCAGTAACACCCACCGCCACAAGACTATCTTCGGCTCTTAGAACTGAATAACGacattgactgtcacttttataacgttcGGTAAAATACTTTGGAATTGTCATCCTTTTCACATTATAGTCATTATTTCTtcagttacattatttataagaCAGTTCATATGGGTGAAGCATAAAtagtaattaacaaaaattataagtGCAGACACACAGTAAAACTTCGGGTATTTATAACTAATTAGATAATACTAAGGGTTTAACTTTTCCGTATAGCCTTGTCTCTCTCTGGCTTGCAGGATATATACCAGGTTGAATATAGCATGCGTTTTTATGTTTAGGTTTGTTTTAGGTTATAGCACACTATATGGgtgtatgtatatctatatagCTAAATTTTGTAATTAAGTTATGATTTTGGTTTTTgtcttataaatatattgtttgttttttgaatttcgcacaaagctactcgagggctatctgtgctagccatccctaacttagcagtgtaagactagagggaaggcagctagtcatcaccacccaccgccaactcttgggctactcttttaccaacgaatagtgggattgatcgccacattataacgcccccacggctgaaagggagagcatgtttggcgcgacggggatgtgaacccgcgaccctcggattacgaatcgcacgccttaacacgcttggccatgccgggccacttataaatataaaagaaaacaaaattgtgtCTTTCTAACCCTactatttatgaataaataaatacttaaaccTAACGTTCGACTGAACAAATCAGGTTAACTTATCTTTAATCAGAATTATTGATAAATAAGTTGGTATTATTCACTCTTATAATATAGAAACATGGATGTGATATACATACATAGTA
This genomic window from Tachypleus tridentatus isolate NWPU-2018 chromosome 10, ASM421037v1, whole genome shotgun sequence contains:
- the LOC143229372 gene encoding zinc finger protein Noc-like — its product is MSLLTGNQYLRPEYLSPLPTTLDAKKSPLALLAQTCNNIGADNPNHKPIIPALEKSRDSEKTKNKCSNSEDKPAFKSYEPSKKDLESNGEAGKKTPSSKTTSPVNPCSSPAESCGKISPSGNADKIRHSTPTSENCSSITSASSNYSNSNSISVNHNTLSGLGYRSESSLGLDLGRSDSSKDTLSGLALGSYKHGLNVSLNPLANCIGCSPMLGHIPVDTVSTTHTFPSTIASQSGSSSLKPGGYTMGGLTPYVGYARVKTVGGGTAFVPVCRDPSCMNCQLSMQSAQFGQCPNGCTQCTHERIATLGGVNSFASLVPGLPGSASPGAGGTSALSGLNSQLFSHAVLPRPNVCSWMVGDTYCGKRFTSSEELLQHLRTHTNLSAADSASYLPMLSPSLSVPSAPGLGAAACHLHYSSPSPFTTSTGLRRTYPTSLSPVSSLNVNRFHPYKTTFPNLPGVAIPPLPHPSMYYPYNLYGQRLGPPVHP